Proteins encoded by one window of Lathyrus oleraceus cultivar Zhongwan6 chromosome 1, CAAS_Psat_ZW6_1.0, whole genome shotgun sequence:
- the LOC127132068 gene encoding phosphoglycerate kinase, cytosolic: protein MATKRSVGTLKEADLKGKRVFVRVDLNVPLDDNLNITDDTRIRAAIPTIKYLTGYGAKVILSSHLGRPKGVTPKYSLKPLVPRLSELLGSEVTIAGDSIGEEVEKLVAQIPEGGVLLLENVRFHKEEEKNDPEFAKKLASLADLYVNDAFGTAHRAHASTEGVAKYLKPSVAGFLMQKELDYLVGAVSNPKKPFAAIVGGSKVSSKIGVIESLLEKVDILLLGGGMVFTFYKAQGYSVGTSLVEEDKLGLATSLIEKAKAKGVSLLLPTDVVIADKFSADANDKIVPASSIPDGWMGLDIGPDSIKTFNEALDKSQTVIWNGPMGVFEFDKFAAGTEAIAKKLAEISGKGVTTIIGGGDSVAAVEKAGLADKMSHISTGGGASLELLEGKPLPGVLALDDA from the exons ATGGCGACAAAGAGAAGCGTTGGAACATTGAAGGAAGCTGATTTGAAGGGAAAGAGGGTTTTTGTTAGGGTTGATCTAAACGTTCCTTTGGATGATAACTTGAACATCACCGATGATACCAGAATCCGTGCTGCTATTCCTACCATCAAGTACTTGACTGGTTATGGTGCTAAAGTCATCCTCTCCTCCCATCTG GGACGTCCAAAGGGTGTAACACCTAAGTACAGTTTGAAGCCCCTTGTACCAAGGTTGTCTGAACTTCTTGGATCCGAG GTTACGATTGCTGGTGACAGTATTGGTGAGGAGGTTGAGAAGTTGGTTGCACAAATTCCAGAAGGTGGTGTTTTGCTTTTAGAGAATGTGAGGTTCCACAAGGAAGAGGAGAAGAATGATCCTGAATTTGCCAAGAAGTTGGCTTCCCTTGCCGATCTTTATGTGAATGATGCATTTGGCACTGCCCATCGTGCTCATGCTTCTACAGAAGGTGTTGCTAAATACTTGAAGCCCTCTGTTGCAGGATTCCTCATGCAGAAG GAGCTTGATTATCTAGTTGGAGCTGTGTCAAAccccaagaaaccgtttgctgcCATTGTTGGTGGTTCTAAGGTGTCTTCCAAGATTGGAGTTATTGAATCCTTGTTGGAGAAGGTTGACATTCTCTTGCTTGGTGGAGGAATGGTGTTTACCTTTTACAAAGCTCAAGGTTATTCAGTTGGGACCTCTCTTGTGGAGGAAGACAAGCTTGGTCTTGCAACTTCACTTATTGAGAAAGCCAAGGCTAAAGGAGTTTCCCTTTTGCTTCCAACTGATGTGGTTATAGCTGACAAGTTTTCTGCTGATGCTAACGACAAG ATTGTACCAGCATCAAGCATCCCTGATGGTTGGATGGGATTGGATATTGGACCTGATTCCATCAAAACATTTAACGAAGCATTGGACAAGAGTCAAACCGTAATTTGGAATGGACCAATGGGTGTTTTTGAGTTTGATAAGTTTGCCGCAGGAACAGAG GCCATAGCCAAGAAACTGGCAGAAATAAGTGGCAAAGGAGTAACAACCATCATTGGAGGAGGTGACTCTGTAGCCGCCGTGGAGAAGGCTGGACTAGCAGACAAGATGAGCCACATCTCTACCGGCGGAGGTGCGAGCTTAGAGCTTCTTGAGGGGAAGCCACTACCTGGAGTCCTTGCTCTTGATGAT